The Prionailurus bengalensis isolate Pbe53 chromosome A3, Fcat_Pben_1.1_paternal_pri, whole genome shotgun sequence genome includes a window with the following:
- the MTG2 gene encoding mitochondrial ribosome-associated GTPase 2 translates to MVPSRLLSVGPRTVFGGVGRWTRVAPGQLPWHAPPRLLSASCADLSKHQEPPGKKPLSEKKLKRHFVDHRRVLIRGGCGGDGVSCFHSEPRKEFGGPDGGDGGDGGHVILKADQQVKSLSSVLSRYQGFHGQAGGRKNCSGRGGAVLYIRVPVGTLVKEGSEVVADLSCPGAEYVAARGGAGGKGNRFFLANDNRAPVTCTPGQPGQERVLFLELKTVAHAGMVGFPNAGKSSLLRAISNARPAVASYPFTTLKPHVGIVRCDDHQQIAVADIPGIVRGAHRNRGLGSAFLRHIERCRFLLFVVDLSEPEPWTQLEDLKWELEQHEAGLSQRPHVVVANKVDLPEARAAVPRLRARLGPSAVALSAATGENVEALLLRLQELHRQHVATELQRGRQPLRW, encoded by the exons ATGGTGCCTTCGAGGCTTCTCTCAGTAGGACCGCGGACCGTGTTTGGGGGCGTGGGGCGCTGGACTCGGGTCGCGCCCGGCCAGCTCCCGTGGCACGCTCCCCCCAGGCTGCTCTCGGCCAGCTGTGCGGACCTCTCCAAGCACCAGGAGCCCCCCGGAAAGAAACCGCTCTCCGAGAAGAAGCTG AAGAGGCATTTTGTGGACCATCGCCGAGTGCTCATCCGAGGGGGATGTGGAGGCGATGGGGTGAGCTGTTTCCACAGTGAGCCCCGGAAGGAGTTCGGAGGCCCCGACGGTGGTGATGGAGGTGACGGTGGCCATGTCATCCTGAAAG CTGACCAGCAAGTCAAGTCGCTGTCCTCTGTGTTGTCGCGGTACCAGGGTTTCCACGGGCAAGCCGGCGGCCGGAAGAACTGCTCCGGGCGAGGCGGCGCTGTCCTCTACATCCGG GTCCCTGTGGGCACCTTAGTGAAGGAGGGCAGTGAAGTCGTGGCTGACCTGTCCTGCCCGGGCGCGGAGTACGTCGCCGCTCGGGGAGGTGCGGGAGGAAAAGGCAACCGCTTTTTCCTGGCCAATGACAACCGTGCACCGGTGACCTGTACCCCCGGGCAGCCCGGTCAGGAACGTGTCCTCTTCCTGGAGCTCAAGACGGTGGCCCACGCCGGGATG gTTGGGTTCCCCAATGCCGGGAAGTCCTCGCTTCTCCGGGCCATTTCGAACGCGAGGCCTGCCGTGGCGTCCTACCCGTTCACCACCTtaaagccccacgttgggattgTTCGCTGTGACGATCACCAACAGATAGCAG TGGCGGACATCCCGGGCATCGTCCGGGGCGCGCACCGGAACAGGGGCCTGGGGAGCGCCTTCCTCAGGCACATCGAGCGCTGCCGCTTCCTCCTGTTCGTGGTGGATCTCTCGGAGCCAGAGCCGTGGACTCAGCTTGAGGACCTGAAGTGGGAGCTGGAGCAGCACGAGGCCGGCCTGTCCCAGCGACCCCACGTGGTCGTGGCAAATAAGGTCGACCTCCCCGAGGCCAGGGCTGCCGTGCCCCGGCTGCGGGCGCGCCTGGGCCCGAGCGCCGTCGCCCTGTCGGCGGCCACCGGGGAGAACGTGGAGGCGCTGCTGCTGCGTCTGCAGGAGCTCCACCGCCAGCACGTGGCCACCGAGCTGCAGCGCGGCCGCCAGCCGCTCAGGTGGTAG